The following are encoded together in the Candidatus Neomarinimicrobiota bacterium genome:
- the rpmG gene encoding 50S ribosomal protein L33 → MREIITLECTECKHRNYSTKKNKRLHPARVEFKKYCPNCNKHVVHKETK, encoded by the coding sequence ATGCGTGAGATAATCACACTTGAGTGTACGGAATGCAAACATCGCAATTATTCGACAAAAAAGAATAAGCGTTTGCATCCAGCACGCGTCGAGTTCAAGAAATATTGTCCTAATTGCAATAAACATGTCGTGCACAAGGAAACAAAATAA
- the tuf gene encoding elongation factor Tu (EF-Tu; promotes GTP-dependent binding of aminoacyl-tRNA to the A-site of ribosomes during protein biosynthesis; when the tRNA anticodon matches the mRNA codon, GTP hydrolysis results; the inactive EF-Tu-GDP leaves the ribosome and release of GDP is promoted by elongation factor Ts; many prokaryotes have two copies of the gene encoding EF-Tu): MPGDNVNLTIELIQPIAMEQELRFAIREGGHTVGAGVVTEIIE, translated from the coding sequence TCATGCCTGGAGATAATGTAAACTTAACGATCGAGTTGATACAGCCCATCGCCATGGAGCAGGAGCTGCGTTTCGCTATTCGCGAAGGTGGCCATACTGTTGGTGCTGGTGTTGTTACTGAGATCATCGAGTAA